One window of Mastacembelus armatus chromosome 20, fMasArm1.2, whole genome shotgun sequence genomic DNA carries:
- the sbspon gene encoding somatomedin-B and thrombospondin type-1 domain-containing protein, with translation MILHIREQKKSRTVASALGNNHSVSGGCLGKCCKARDLSCLTTDWRMDRVYGTCYCDEGCVRTKDCCFDYFTVCPANDCATSDWSVWSGCAKPCQPSVRVRIRQIKREPSNSGEPCPRLTEHAGCQEYKDHQANHCGLNSGPAFITSMEFGKGRPKHDSYGNPLHPGFCVEFTLESRTPHCTMENRPHTHWMRYITEGFTVCVACQPPAMRNNSSCQGDGQEANKDAPLHWQAVGNPQCSGTWKKVQKTQQCNCPPQHSFVFI, from the exons TGGCTTCTGCTCTGGGAAATAACCATTCAGTGTCTGGTGGTTGTTTGGGCAAATGCTGCAAGGCCAGAGATTTGAGCTGTTTGACCACTGACTGGAGGATGGACCGTGTGTACGGGACATGTTACTGCGATGAGGGCTGCGTCAGGACCAAGGACTGTTGCTTTGACTACTTCACAGTTTGCCCAG CTAATGACTGTGCCACGAGTGACTGGAGCGTTTGGAGCGGCTGTGCCAAGCCCTGCCAGCCTTCAGTACGAGTGAGAATCCGTCAAATAAAGCGGGAGCCGAGCAACAGTGGAGAGCCGTGTCCCAGACTGACGGAACATGCTGGCTGCCAGGAATACAAAGACCATCAAGCCAACCACTGTGGACTAAACTCAG GCCCTGCATTCATCACCAGCATGGAGTTTGGCAAGGGAAGGCCCAAGCATGACAGTTATGGAAACCCCCTGCACCCTGG GTTCTGTGTGGAATTCACACTGGAGTCCCGGACACCCCACTGTACAATGGAGAAccggccacacacacactggatgcGCTACATAACAGAAGGCTTTACAGTGTGTGTGGCATGTCAACCTCCTGCCATGCGAAACAATAGCAGCTGCCAAGGAGACGGTCAGGAAGCAAACAA AGATGCTCCACTCCACTGGCAGGCAGTGGGAAACCCTCAGTGCAGTGGCACATGGAAGAAGGTCCAGAAAACCCAGCAGTGCAACTGTCCACCACAGCACAGTTTTGTCTTCATCTGA